In Bacillus sp. NP247, one DNA window encodes the following:
- a CDS encoding MepB family protein, with protein sequence MTNFSNIIKKLDEMIYKPNNLFITNQKEEKQNSEYAGWVFQLNNRSIRFRVSKITPNKIGQFVSFWEKDASMRNQAFSYDSAPNLLVITCIADNKLGQFIFPKEILLKEKILKTQNQKGKMAIRVYPIWDKPVSNQAKKSQLWQLHYFVDLSDTENVAIDKLLNLYS encoded by the coding sequence ATGACAAATTTTAGTAATATAATTAAAAAACTAGATGAAATGATTTACAAACCTAATAATCTATTCATTACTAACCAAAAAGAAGAAAAGCAAAATTCAGAATATGCAGGATGGGTATTTCAGCTAAATAATAGAAGCATACGATTTAGGGTATCAAAAATTACGCCTAATAAGATTGGACAATTTGTTTCTTTTTGGGAGAAGGATGCTTCCATGAGAAATCAGGCATTTTCTTATGATTCGGCTCCTAATCTTTTAGTTATTACTTGTATAGCGGATAATAAACTAGGACAATTTATTTTTCCAAAAGAGATTCTTCTAAAAGAAAAAATATTAAAAACTCAAAACCAAAAAGGAAAAATGGCTATAAGGGTTTACCCTATTTGGGATAAGCCTGTTAGTAATCAAGCTAAGAAGAGTCAACTGTGGCAACTTCATTATTTTGTCGATTTAAGTGATACTGAAAATGTAGCTATAGATAAATTATTAAACTTATATTCATAG
- a CDS encoding helix-turn-helix domain-containing protein, with product MGKIRVTYDVEFKKQAIDLYLKDGMSYKNIAKELGIHHSIVSRWVKHFETEGIKGLEEKRGKAKGPGLGRPRVRPEDPEAKIRRLEAENEMLKKLLGM from the coding sequence ATGGGGAAAATTAGAGTCACTTACGATGTAGAATTTAAGAAACAAGCTATAGATTTATACTTAAAAGACGGCATGAGTTATAAAAACATTGCGAAAGAATTAGGTATTCATCACTCGATTGTAAGTCGTTGGGTGAAACACTTTGAAACTGAAGGAATCAAAGGACTAGAAGAAAAACGCGGTAAAGCGAAAGGACCAGGTTTAGGTAGACCAAGGGTTAGACCCGAAGATCCAGAAGCTAAGATCAGACGATTAGAAGCGGAAAATGAAATGTTAAAAAAGCTCTTAGGGATGTAA
- a CDS encoding cation diffusion facilitator family transporter, with protein MDSLSHKEADKGAIVSIIAYIFLSSMKIIISYITLSSALRADGLNNLTDIGASLAILIGLKISRKPRDPDHPYGHSRAEQIASLVASFIMATVGLEVVISAIQSFLNPKQAAPNVLAAWVALFSAVVMYFVYKYTKKIAIQTKSKSLEAAAKDNLSDALVSIGTVIGIVGSQFKMPILDPIAALIVGLIICKTAWDIFVEASHMLTDGIDPEKMDEYADAIGHISGVEHIVDIRARMYGNQTYVDITIEVDARMDVSESHCITDSIEDMLRKKFGIYHAHIHVEPMQKEPIMT; from the coding sequence ATGGATTCTCTTTCTCATAAAGAAGCTGATAAAGGTGCTATTGTCAGCATTATAGCCTACATATTTTTATCCTCTATGAAAATCATCATCAGTTATATTACCCTCTCTAGCGCATTACGTGCTGACGGTTTGAATAACTTAACGGATATTGGTGCTTCTTTAGCGATATTAATTGGCCTGAAAATTTCTCGTAAGCCTCGTGATCCAGATCATCCATATGGGCATTCGCGTGCAGAACAAATCGCATCTCTTGTTGCTTCCTTTATTATGGCAACGGTCGGATTAGAAGTTGTGATTAGTGCAATTCAATCGTTTTTAAATCCGAAACAAGCAGCACCTAATGTACTCGCTGCGTGGGTTGCTTTATTTTCTGCCGTCGTAATGTATTTCGTATATAAATATACGAAAAAGATTGCGATTCAAACAAAGAGTAAGTCGTTAGAGGCTGCTGCAAAAGATAATTTATCAGATGCTCTCGTAAGTATTGGTACAGTAATAGGTATTGTCGGATCACAGTTCAAAATGCCTATTTTAGACCCTATTGCTGCTTTAATTGTCGGTCTTATTATTTGTAAGACCGCGTGGGACATTTTCGTAGAAGCTTCTCATATGCTAACGGATGGAATTGATCCTGAAAAAATGGATGAATACGCTGATGCTATAGGGCATATTTCAGGTGTTGAACATATTGTAGATATTCGTGCTCGTATGTATGGGAATCAAACGTATGTAGATATTACAATTGAAGTAGATGCTCGAATGGATGTTAGCGAAAGCCATTGTATTACTGACAGTATTGAAGATATGCTTCGAAAGAAATTCGGAATTTACCATGCTCATATTCATGTGGAGCCCATGCAAAAAGAACCTATTATGACATAG
- a CDS encoding ABC transporter permease translates to MNMSYYCKHCNCYKKKQHTCCKKSTDYYEKCCDNEKDKLVRASAFRAVSTVDQNVTANTFVKVLFQNEQFDLANEYNPATSDFIPKTRGVYSIIGTISFAPNDSNTNYRARVEIRVNDNPAIAIDNDFFGPLNFANVVAVSTILQLHAGDVVEIFAESDVDGLIIQNDPGFISTHFEAARFPSPIK, encoded by the coding sequence ATAAATATGTCTTATTATTGTAAGCATTGCAATTGCTATAAAAAGAAACAGCATACTTGTTGTAAGAAGAGTACAGATTATTACGAGAAGTGTTGTGATAATGAGAAAGATAAACTTGTAAGGGCATCTGCTTTTAGAGCGGTTAGTACAGTAGATCAAAATGTCACTGCAAATACTTTTGTTAAAGTATTATTTCAAAATGAACAATTTGATTTAGCGAACGAATATAACCCAGCAACATCAGATTTTATTCCGAAGACTAGAGGGGTTTATTCTATTATTGGTACAATCAGCTTTGCACCTAATGATAGTAATACGAATTATAGAGCGCGTGTAGAAATTCGGGTAAATGATAATCCAGCTATAGCGATAGATAATGACTTTTTTGGTCCACTCAATTTTGCAAATGTCGTAGCTGTTTCAACAATACTTCAATTACATGCAGGAGATGTAGTTGAAATTTTTGCTGAGAGTGATGTAGATGGACTGATTATACAAAATGATCCAGGATTTATTAGTACGCATTTTGAAGCTGCAAGATTTCCATCTCCAATAAAATAA
- a CDS encoding site-specific integrase: protein MAYLLAITCGIRKGEILGLQWKDIDFERRTLSVNRSLSHITKGFHEPKTSSGKRLLILPDITLMALNDHLQKISEKKERYDKRYNDYDLVCRFRSLTQLLKKLIKKSGVPDIRFHDLRHTHATLMLQQGIHPKIVSERSGHKRVGITLDTYLHVVPGLQETAVDQFANELFGMKNFC, encoded by the coding sequence ATCGCTTATCTTCTTGCTATTACATGTGGAATACGTAAAGGTGAAATCTTAGGTCTACAATGGAAAGATATTGATTTTGAGAGACGAACGTTATCTGTTAACCGTTCCCTCTCTCACATTACAAAGGGATTCCATGAACCAAAAACCTCTTCTGGAAAAAGATTACTGATTTTGCCTGACATTACTTTAATGGCACTAAATGACCATCTGCAAAAAATCTCTGAGAAAAAAGAGCGATATGATAAACGCTATAATGACTACGATTTGGTCTGCCGTTTCAGAAGTTTGACACAACTCCTGAAAAAGCTTATAAAGAAAAGTGGGGTTCCTGATATTCGTTTCCATGATCTAAGGCATACTCATGCAACATTAATGTTGCAACAAGGTATTCACCCGAAGATTGTCAGTGAACGATCAGGACATAAAAGAGTAGGTATCACATTGGACACCTACTTACATGTCGTACCAGGGCTTCAGGAAACTGCGGTGGATCAATTTGCAAACGAATTATTCGGAATGAAAAACTTTTGTTAG
- a CDS encoding glycoside hydrolase family 25 protein, with amino-acid sequence MGYIVDISKWNGNINWDIAASQLDLVIARVQDGSNTVDFMYQGYVKEMKKRSIPFGNYAFCRFISISDAKKEAQDFWNRGDKNAKFWVADVEVQTMVDMQGGTQAFIDELRRLGAKKIGLYVGHHTYISFGARNIDADFIWIPRYGGNKPAYPCDIWQYTDSGNVPGIGKCDLNQLIGNKDLSWFIGTNKTNQSSIDNTKQPNGMGIAVSKYDDGYGINLYENPANPQFTGRLTKKIPYLIFKGYWGGGEKDMICLGGEQQWAKLEHFNVQWFYAYSKYAPGYEIRTYDGPNGNDTGAVDGKVPYRIWNRQDGYIDIGGNKWIKEEHVQIK; translated from the coding sequence ATGGGTTATATTGTAGATATTTCGAAATGGAATGGAAATATTAATTGGGATATTGCAGCGTCTCAACTAGATTTAGTTATTGCTAGAGTTCAAGATGGCTCGAATACGGTCGATTTTATGTATCAAGGTTATGTGAAAGAAATGAAGAAACGTAGTATTCCATTTGGAAATTATGCATTTTGCCGTTTTATATCTATATCAGATGCAAAAAAAGAAGCGCAAGATTTTTGGAATCGTGGCGATAAAAACGCCAAATTTTGGGTGGCAGATGTAGAAGTTCAAACAATGGTAGATATGCAGGGCGGGACGCAAGCATTTATTGATGAATTACGCCGATTAGGTGCAAAAAAAATTGGTTTATATGTAGGGCATCACACGTATATATCATTTGGAGCTCGCAATATTGATGCTGATTTTATTTGGATTCCTCGTTATGGAGGGAATAAACCAGCATATCCGTGCGATATTTGGCAATATACTGATTCAGGAAATGTTCCTGGTATTGGGAAATGTGATTTGAATCAATTAATTGGAAATAAGGATCTTTCTTGGTTTATAGGTACAAACAAAACAAATCAATCAAGTATAGATAATACAAAGCAACCAAATGGAATGGGTATTGCAGTTTCAAAATATGATGATGGATACGGCATTAATTTATATGAAAATCCTGCAAATCCACAGTTCACAGGAAGACTTACGAAAAAAATCCCATATTTAATCTTTAAAGGTTATTGGGGAGGTGGCGAAAAAGATATGATTTGTTTAGGTGGTGAACAGCAGTGGGCTAAGTTAGAACACTTTAATGTGCAATGGTTTTATGCATATTCAAAATACGCACCTGGATATGAAATTAGAACGTACGATGGACCAAACGGGAATGATACAGGTGCGGTCGATGGGAAGGTCCCTTATCGTATTTGGAATCGTCAAGATGGATATATAGATATAGGTGGGAACAAATGGATCAAAGAAGAACATGTGCAGATTAAATGA
- a CDS encoding IS3 family transposase: protein MKVVSKTKKFEVIHEMTKTGYTVTILCDIAGVTRSGYYKWIKRHTTPSKKQSEDIEIKKKILACHKKLRGIYGYRRIQVWLKATYNLYLNHKRIQRLMRELGIKAVIRKKRPYYGKKEAYVISENHLNREFQASKPNEKWVTDITYLIFNGQRLYLSAIKDLYNNEIVAYETSRRNDLKLVLDTLKKAKKKRNVKGILLHSDQGSQYTSRQYNQLLKKYQMKASMSRRGNCWDNACMENFFSHFKAECFHLHSFHKANEVKLAVRKYMHFYNHQRFQKKLNNLSPYKYRTQVA from the coding sequence ATGAAAGTCGTATCCAAAACGAAAAAATTCGAAGTCATCCATGAAATGACAAAAACAGGTTATACAGTGACCATTCTATGCGATATTGCTGGTGTAACCAGAAGTGGGTACTACAAATGGATAAAACGGCATACGACGCCTTCAAAAAAACAATCAGAGGATATCGAAATTAAGAAAAAGATATTGGCGTGTCATAAAAAATTAAGAGGAATTTATGGATATAGAAGAATACAAGTGTGGCTGAAAGCCACATATAACCTTTATTTGAATCATAAGCGCATCCAAAGATTGATGCGTGAACTAGGTATCAAAGCCGTAATTAGGAAAAAACGACCTTATTACGGAAAAAAAGAAGCTTATGTGATTTCAGAGAACCATCTAAATAGGGAGTTTCAAGCTTCAAAACCGAATGAGAAATGGGTAACCGATATTACCTATTTGATTTTCAATGGACAGCGCTTGTACTTATCCGCTATTAAGGATTTATACAATAATGAAATTGTTGCCTATGAAACCAGTCGTAGAAACGACTTGAAACTTGTGTTAGATACACTGAAAAAGGCAAAGAAAAAACGAAATGTGAAGGGAATCCTCTTACATAGTGATCAAGGGTCCCAGTATACATCTCGTCAATATAATCAATTACTTAAAAAATATCAGATGAAGGCAAGTATGTCTCGAAGAGGCAACTGTTGGGATAATGCTTGTATGGAAAACTTCTTCAGTCACTTTAAGGCAGAGTGTTTTCATTTACACTCCTTCCATAAAGCGAATGAGGTCAAACTTGCCGTGCGTAAATATATGCACTTTTATAATCATCAAAGATTTCAAAAGAAATTAAATAACCTGAGTCCATATAAATATAGAACTCAGGTTGCTTAG
- a CDS encoding DUF3947 family protein, producing the protein MFYSYFDTRDRMRPYGTAGITYSGAQSTIQAVQQALQAQQQMQQIQQGIQPYYPSMEYYYPMHHITPYGISVSTIPYGTVYNL; encoded by the coding sequence ATGTTTTATTCATATTTTGATACCCGAGATAGAATGCGTCCGTATGGTACGGCGGGTATTACGTATAGCGGAGCACAAAGTACAATTCAAGCTGTTCAACAAGCGTTACAAGCACAGCAGCAAATGCAACAAATACAGCAAGGCATACAACCGTACTATCCATCTATGGAGTATTATTACCCAATGCATCATATTACACCATACGGAATTTCTGTTTCAACAATTCCATATGGAACTGTATACAATTTATAA
- a CDS encoding YqaJ viral recombinase family protein, whose translation MEKEDVQSESAYFGNVLEEVVAKEFSKRTDLKVQRRNAIWQHPEYPWMLANVDRLIVREKIGLECKKVGIFR comes from the coding sequence ATTGAAAAGGAAGATGTACAAAGTGAATCGGCATATTTCGGAAACGTTTTGGAAGAGGTAGTTGCAAAAGAATTTTCCAAGCGTACGGATTTAAAGGTACAACGCAGAAATGCAATCTGGCAGCATCCTGAATACCCGTGGATGCTTGCAAATGTAGACCGATTGATTGTCCGTGAAAAGATTGGCCTTGAATGCAAAAAAGTCGGAATATTTCGGTAA
- a CDS encoding YolD-like family protein, whose product MNYEKIQEKGREWVPFTVMSEQLLSMKKIIGEKLKVQRPLITNEAKESISDKLLTSLLSEEEMLVTYFEEGYILTSYMTVVHINPIQQIVKCTDAFYKTNIFSAMDIIDVT is encoded by the coding sequence ATGAATTATGAAAAGATACAGGAAAAAGGAAGAGAGTGGGTTCCGTTTACAGTAATGTCGGAACAATTATTAAGTATGAAAAAAATTATTGGAGAGAAATTAAAAGTCCAAAGACCGCTAATAACGAATGAAGCGAAAGAAAGCATTTCAGATAAATTATTAACTTCATTATTGTCTGAAGAAGAGATGTTAGTGACATATTTTGAAGAAGGATACATACTTACGAGTTATATGACAGTGGTTCATATAAATCCAATTCAACAAATTGTAAAATGTACAGATGCATTTTATAAAACAAATATATTTTCTGCAATGGACATAATTGATGTAACCTAA
- a CDS encoding peptidylprolyl isomerase PrsA → MKKKKLFMGTIITCVALTLSACGSSENVATSKVGNVTENELSKELRQTYGKSTLSQMMLNKALLDKYEVSDEEAKKQVEAAKEQMGDKFKVALEQVGLKNEDELKERMKPEIALEKAIRATVTDKDVKDNHKPEMKVSHILVKDEKTAKEVKEKINNGEDFTALAKQYSEDTGSKEQGGEIAGFAPGQTVKEFEEAAYKLDAGQVSEPIKTSYGYHIIKVTDKKELKPFDEVKDTIRKDLEQQRLQDATGKWKQQVVNDLLKEADIKVTDNEFKDTFKFLDEK, encoded by the coding sequence TTGAAAAAGAAAAAGCTATTTATGGGAACTATTATTACATGTGTGGCGCTAACATTGTCTGCGTGTGGTTCCTCAGAAAATGTTGCAACATCAAAAGTAGGAAACGTGACGGAGAACGAGTTAAGTAAAGAATTAAGGCAAACATATGGAAAAAGTACTTTATCTCAAATGATGTTAAATAAGGCATTGCTAGATAAATATGAAGTATCAGATGAAGAAGCTAAAAAACAAGTAGAAGCAGCGAAGGAACAAATGGGTGACAAGTTTAAAGTGGCTTTAGAGCAAGTAGGATTAAAAAATGAAGATGAATTAAAAGAGAGAATGAAGCCAGAAATTGCACTTGAGAAAGCGATTAGAGCGACTGTCACAGATAAAGATGTGAAAGATAACCATAAACCAGAAATGAAGGTAAGTCACATTTTAGTGAAAGATGAAAAAACTGCGAAAGAAGTAAAAGAGAAAATAAATAATGGTGAAGATTTTACTGCTTTAGCGAAACAATATTCGGAAGATACTGGTTCAAAGGAACAGGGCGGAGAAATAGCTGGTTTTGCTCCTGGTCAAACTGTGAAAGAATTTGAGGAAGCTGCATATAAATTAGATGCAGGGCAAGTAAGTGAGCCAATAAAAACATCATATGGTTATCATATAATAAAAGTGACAGATAAAAAAGAATTGAAACCATTTGATGAAGTGAAAGATACTATTCGAAAAGATTTAGAACAACAAAGACTACAAGATGCGACAGGTAAATGGAAACAACAAGTAGTCAATGATCTATTGAAAGAAGCGGATATTAAAGTAACTGATAATGAATTTAAAGATACATTTAAATTCTTAGATGAAAAGTAA
- a CDS encoding thioredoxin family protein — MREIKSDKEFKDIIASEEPVVVKFFTTWCPDCVRMDNFIGDVMEEFNKFEWYSINKDEFPSIAEEYQVMGIPSLLVYQNGEKLGHLHSANAKTEEQVTEFLEAY; from the coding sequence ATGAGAGAAATCAAGTCTGACAAGGAATTCAAAGACATCATCGCAAGCGAGGAGCCAGTAGTTGTTAAGTTCTTTACTACATGGTGCCCAGATTGCGTGCGTATGGACAACTTTATCGGGGATGTAATGGAAGAGTTCAATAAGTTTGAATGGTATTCTATTAATAAAGATGAGTTCCCAAGTATTGCTGAAGAGTATCAAGTAATGGGCATTCCAAGCCTACTTGTATATCAAAATGGCGAAAAGCTAGGTCACTTACATAGTGCAAATGCAAAAACGGAAGAGCAAGTTACTGAGTTTTTAGAAGCGTACTAA